The Gadus chalcogrammus isolate NIFS_2021 chromosome 10, NIFS_Gcha_1.0, whole genome shotgun sequence genome contains a region encoding:
- the nkx1.2lb gene encoding NK1 transcription factor-related protein 1 — MSRDRLGMGTGEAAQHTATGTVGSPESEDTLDGSSAMDKRAFCPPAVRDPKPAESHAESPRGRPDRADPPRGRPDRVGADGALPAPQQASIGPTGPAGHRTTSFSVLDILDPNKFTSNRRPASHRLDAEFGAEKRRRGAGGESEEQQPVSDHKSRAEEYDPIVGRKPAAGIHKEAYVYRGPDENEFQHRAPTPDSEAPDEPYSSEESNSAPPSGGEEAGLHHMDPARDTKSPGGGPGPGPGSQQGKPKRKRSGSDSKSGKPRRARTAFTYEQLVALENKFKSTRYLSVCERLNLALSLSLTETQVKIWFQNRRTKWKKQNPGADTSAPTSGGGGGGGGMGGLSPLSQSPPMGGHLSMHGGGYGGHHHGPAGGLVQLPFLTSSHAAVLSPFMLGSQTYGAPTFYTTHL; from the exons ATGAGCCGGGACAGACTGGGAATGGGAACAGGGGAAGCGGCCCAACACACGGCGACTGGGACTGTCGGGAGTCCGGAGAGCGAAGACACATTGGACGGCTCGAGTGCCATGGATAAACGAGCTTTCTGTCCCCCTGCTGTCAGAGACCCCAAGCCAGCAGAGAGCCACGCCGAGTCCCCCCGGGGCAGACCGGACCGGGCCGACCCCCCCCGGGGCCGACCGGATCGGGTCGGAGCGGACGGCGCGTTGCCCGCCCCCCAGCAG GCGTCAATAGGCCCCACCGGACCAGCGGGTCACAGAACCACTTCGTTCTCGGTTCTGGATATTCTGGATCCCAACAAATTCACCAGTAACCGGAGACCCGCGAGCCACCGTCTGGACGCGGAGTTCGGCGCCGAGAAGCGGAGGAGGGGAGCGggtggagagagcgaggagcaGCAGCCCGTCTCAGACCACAAGAGCCGCGCGGAGGAGTACGACCCCATCGTGGGCAGGAAGCCCGCGGCCGGGATCCACA AGGAGGCCTATGTGTACAGGGGCCCCGATGAGAACGAGTTCCAGCACCGGGCCCCCACTCCGGACTCAGAGGCCCCTGACGAGCCTTACAGCAGCGAGGAGAGCAACTCGGCCCCGcccagcgggggggaggaggccggCCTCCACCACATGGACCCGGCCCGCGACACCAAGAGCCCCGGGGGGGGGCCAGGCCCGGGGCCTGGCTCGCAGCAGGGGAAGCCCAAGAGGAAGCGCTCCGGCTCCGACTCCAAGTCGGGGAAGCCGCGGCGGGCGCGAACGGCCTTCACCTACGAGCAGCTGGTGGCGCTGGAGAACAAGTTCAAGTCGACGCGGTACCTGTCGGTGTGCGAGCGGCTGAACCTCGCCCTGTCGCTGTCGCTCACCGAGACGCAGGTCaagatctggttccagaaccgcCGGACCAAGTGGAAGAAGCAGAACCCCGGGGCGGACACCAGCGCCCCCAcctcggggggcggggggggcggggggggcatggggggccTCAGCCCTCTGAGCCAGTCTCCCCCCATGGGGGGCCACCTGTCCATGCACGGGGGGGGCTATGGTGGGCACCACCATGGCCCCGCGGGGGGGCTGGTGCAGCTGCCCTTCCTGACCTCTAGCCACGCCGCTGTGCTCTCGCCCTTCATGCTGGGCTCCCAGACCTACGGGGCCCCCACCTTCTACACCACACACCTGTAG